The genomic region CATTTGCGCAAGGTCTGCGAGGCAGCCTTGGTCACGTCATACGTCCTTCCCTGTCATTCACGAAGCGGGAGTGGAAGGCTTACCGTCATTCACGAACAGGTCCAGTCCTGACGCGAATTTCCGCTTCTTGCACACAGCGCCTCACGCCATCTCTGGTCGCGCAAGGTCAGACGGGAACCCATCCGGCGCACCCTGCAGCCAACGACCCGTGAGACGGAGAACAAGCCTTATGTGGACCATTCTTGCCAAGGCCGCTGTCCAATTGGCCGCTGCCATCGCGGCAGGCGGCCTCTTCACCATTCCGCTGGCAGCCAGTCTTGGTGGATTTGATTGCGCCAGCGCGCGGGAAACCGCCACCCTCACCGTCAGGCTGACCGGGTTTTCCAGCATTGAGGGCGAGCTGGATGTGGCCGTCTATGCCGACGCGGACAGCTGGCTGGGACGCGATCCTGCCGCCCGCACCCGCATCCCGGCCGGTACCCAGCCTGCAGAGCTGGTGTTTGAGGGGCTTGCCCCGTCCATCTACGCCGTCTTCGCATGGCATGACGAGAACTCGGACGGACGGCTCAATTCCGGGCCCATGCGCATTCCCACAGAGCGGTTCGGATACAGCGCCGGTGCGCGCGGCCGCTTCGGCCCGGCCTCTTTTGACGCCGCGGCCATCACTCTGGAAAGCGGCATGCATCATATCGAATATATCCGTCTG from Glycocaulis abyssi harbors:
- a CDS encoding DUF2141 domain-containing protein, producing MWTILAKAAVQLAAAIAAGGLFTIPLAASLGGFDCASARETATLTVRLTGFSSIEGELDVAVYADADSWLGRDPAARTRIPAGTQPAELVFEGLAPSIYAVFAWHDENSDGRLNSGPMRIPTERFGYSAGARGRFGPASFDAAAITLESGMHHIEYIRLAGASGR